The proteins below are encoded in one region of Clostridium pasteurianum DSM 525 = ATCC 6013:
- a CDS encoding PP2C family protein-serine/threonine phosphatase, with translation MEDTAYLSLPKIRYGSYTTKGIRDENQDSMLIINESEVLAFVIADGAGGYSYGKQISKITVDAIESEFRDIHSGNVNYIKLLIDKKYQQINSHIFKLEREMDSRMASTVAMLNIVEDNYIVSNVGDTKIFIVRDGEITLISQVHNVAWELYENNEIDYEQYKNHKNKNVLTRALGGGSTVKPYYNIDKLRENDIFIICSDGIHNYIGDKEIKDKFSVDMKISNEDLDKLCFEIAETCLESKSNDNLSIIAVQI, from the coding sequence ATGGAGGATACGGCATATTTATCATTGCCTAAAATTAGATATGGTTCTTATACAACTAAGGGCATAAGAGATGAAAACCAGGATTCTATGCTTATTATAAATGAAAGTGAAGTACTTGCTTTTGTTATTGCCGATGGAGCGGGTGGGTATAGCTATGGTAAACAGATAAGCAAAATTACAGTGGATGCCATAGAAAGTGAGTTTAGAGATATACATTCAGGTAACGTTAATTATATCAAGCTGTTAATAGATAAAAAGTATCAGCAGATAAATTCACATATCTTTAAGCTTGAAAGGGAAATGGACAGTAGAATGGCATCTACTGTAGCTATGTTAAATATTGTAGAGGATAATTATATAGTTAGTAATGTAGGTGATACAAAAATATTTATTGTAAGAGATGGTGAAATAACTTTGATTTCACAGGTGCATAATGTGGCTTGGGAACTCTATGAAAATAATGAAATAGATTATGAGCAGTATAAAAATCACAAAAATAAAAATGTATTGACAAGAGCTCTTGGAGGAGGTAGTACAGTGAAACCCTACTATAATATAGACAAGCTACGTGAAAATGATATATTTATTATTTGCAGTGATGGTATTCACAATTACATAGGTGATAAAGAAATTAAAGATAAATTTTCAGTAGATATGAAGATAAGTAATGAAGATTTAGATAAATTGTGTTTCGAAATAGCTGAAACCTGTTTAGAAAGTAAGAGTAATGATAATTTAAGCATTATTGCAGTACAAATATAA
- a CDS encoding FHA domain-containing protein, translated as MKTMYIYILLIFIIFINFVFFIYSLKVKKREIPEGNHKEGNENIKPLATYNEEQFGKTEALGDVPVKHKANTNMNNDIRLPGVPNLEDEDKTEMLAASVEYASEEITGGETETLYSKEEEIIKKYAVVEYSENGYEKEFIMTENIICIGRDNDSCDLVINDDKFVGRQHALLYYKNSSLYFVDLNSRNGSFIEEKRLFGQKEITEDTKVKLGNTDIFIKVGE; from the coding sequence ATGAAGACAATGTATATATACATTCTGCTTATTTTTATAATATTTATCAATTTTGTGTTTTTTATTTATAGCCTTAAAGTAAAGAAAAGAGAAATTCCAGAGGGAAACCATAAGGAAGGAAATGAAAATATTAAACCTTTAGCCACTTATAATGAGGAGCAGTTTGGTAAAACTGAAGCTTTGGGAGATGTTCCTGTAAAGCATAAAGCAAATACCAATATGAATAATGATATAAGATTACCCGGTGTTCCAAATTTAGAAGATGAAGATAAAACAGAAATGCTGGCAGCTAGTGTGGAATATGCATCAGAGGAAATTACAGGAGGAGAGACAGAAACACTTTATTCTAAGGAAGAAGAAATAATAAAAAAATATGCAGTTGTAGAATATAGTGAAAACGGATATGAGAAAGAGTTCATTATGACAGAGAATATAATTTGTATTGGAAGGGATAATGACAGCTGTGACTTAGTTATAAATGATGACAAATTTGTAGGGAGACAACATGCACTTTTATATTATAAGAATTCTAGTCTATATTTTGTAGATTTAAATAGCAGAAATGGATCATTTATAGAGGAAAAGAGACTATTTGGACAAAAGGAAATTACAGAGGATACAAAAGTTAAGCTTGGGAATACAGATATTTTTATTAAAGTAGGTGAATAA
- a CDS encoding ABC transporter substrate-binding protein, producing MSKNFKVTVSKMLILVLVGVFLFVGCSSTSSSKESSNTSAKETVNITIGYQTVTSQTWGALIIKNKKIYEKYLEKKYPNNEFKINWFNAQSGPPLTNNMIAGKLQFAFMGDMPILINGEKGQTSANYKSVFLAFDGKGEKGANQAILIPKDSKITSVKDLAGKNVSVPLGSSAHRMLLNVLDKYGITDKVNILNQDVTVGMSNIEQNKIDAHATWEPFPSLIESKGIGKVLVDGSDTNVDYLDGIVADRTWVENNKGYAIALLQALLEAHKFILENPDDAASIFAKESEYPLDVTKKITKNIRFDSVIYDKDKVTLEGSEDFLKKLGKLKSLNLNKFIDDQYIKEAYKESGNQYPTANDLKGNWKPLK from the coding sequence ATGTCAAAGAATTTTAAAGTGACAGTATCAAAGATGTTGATTTTAGTGTTGGTTGGAGTTTTTCTTTTTGTAGGTTGCTCCAGTACAAGTAGTTCTAAGGAATCTAGTAATACCTCTGCAAAGGAAACGGTGAATATCACCATAGGATATCAAACAGTTACATCTCAAACTTGGGGAGCTTTGATAATAAAAAATAAAAAGATTTATGAAAAGTATTTGGAGAAAAAATATCCGAATAATGAGTTTAAGATTAACTGGTTTAATGCACAATCAGGACCGCCATTAACTAATAATATGATTGCAGGCAAACTTCAATTTGCATTTATGGGAGATATGCCAATACTTATCAATGGTGAAAAAGGACAAACTTCTGCCAATTACAAATCTGTATTTTTAGCTTTTGATGGGAAAGGAGAAAAAGGAGCCAATCAGGCAATTTTAATACCAAAAGATAGTAAAATTACTTCTGTTAAGGATTTGGCAGGAAAAAATGTATCTGTTCCATTAGGCTCCAGTGCACATCGTATGTTACTTAATGTTTTAGATAAATATGGTATAACAGATAAAGTTAATATTTTAAATCAAGATGTAACTGTTGGAATGAGTAATATAGAACAAAATAAAATAGATGCACACGCTACCTGGGAACCGTTTCCAAGTTTGATTGAAAGTAAAGGAATTGGGAAAGTATTGGTAGATGGCAGTGATACAAATGTAGATTATTTAGATGGTATTGTTGCAGATAGAACTTGGGTAGAAAATAATAAAGGTTACGCAATAGCTTTGTTACAAGCATTATTGGAAGCTCATAAATTTATATTGGAGAATCCTGATGATGCAGCTTCAATATTTGCAAAAGAAAGTGAATACCCATTGGATGTAACAAAGAAAATTACTAAAAATATAAGATTTGATTCAGTTATATATGATAAAGATAAAGTAACTTTAGAAGGAAGTGAGGATTTTCTTAAAAAATTAGGAAAGCTTAAGAGTTTGAATTTAAATAAATTTATTGATGATCAGTATATAAAAGAAGCATATAAAGAATCTGGCAATCAATATCCAACTGCTAACGATTTAAAGGGTAATTGGAAGCCTCTTAAATAG
- a CDS encoding ROK family transcriptional regulator codes for MKDSSNILKNLSYEQKRIFNLVQKKGHMTKNEISKSTNIKLTTLKYIMEPLEKFKLIVESRLGESTGGRKPVLYDVNLSDFYIIGIDISIMYTQVSITDLKMNILYKDSFYMDSSFDPEKTVDKIVEIIDKCYVNLNLQDMKLLGIGLGSVGPLDIKNGIIKNPLDFYSSEWENVPIKQMLEKKLNCPVTIENGVNAAAIAEYFYGVGKGIENIAFFNCGIGIRTGTISSGNLIRSINDEEEAFSHMIIEVNIDQYRCRKFECIENYSSIKSMIKKLCEKIRDGRQTIINKSLENIDFDDICRAVEEKDELSIEIITEAASILGIGLANYIRLLNPKLVILSGPLIMKSELFYDLSIKSALEKLNHMKGKNIIFNRCGYFKKDAISVGAASMVIERCIDSGI; via the coding sequence ATGAAAGATAGTTCTAATATATTAAAAAATTTAAGCTATGAACAAAAGAGAATATTTAATTTAGTCCAGAAAAAAGGACATATGACTAAAAATGAAATTTCTAAAAGTACAAATATTAAATTAACTACATTGAAGTATATAATGGAACCTTTGGAGAAATTCAAGCTTATAGTTGAAAGCAGATTAGGCGAATCTACAGGAGGAAGAAAACCGGTTTTGTATGATGTAAATCTAAGTGACTTTTATATTATAGGAATTGATATTTCAATAATGTATACACAGGTTAGCATCACAGATTTAAAAATGAATATTTTATATAAAGATTCTTTTTATATGGATTCATCCTTTGATCCTGAAAAAACTGTGGATAAAATAGTAGAAATAATTGATAAATGCTACGTGAATTTAAATTTACAAGATATGAAGCTTTTGGGTATAGGATTGGGGTCAGTTGGACCTCTAGATATAAAAAATGGCATTATAAAGAATCCTTTAGATTTTTATTCTTCGGAGTGGGAAAACGTACCTATAAAACAAATGCTTGAAAAAAAATTAAATTGTCCAGTAACTATTGAGAATGGTGTAAATGCAGCAGCCATAGCAGAGTATTTTTATGGTGTGGGAAAAGGGATTGAAAATATTGCTTTTTTTAACTGTGGTATAGGAATAAGGACGGGAACAATCTCTTCAGGAAATCTTATACGATCAATAAATGATGAAGAAGAGGCTTTTAGTCATATGATTATTGAAGTAAATATTGATCAATATAGGTGTAGAAAATTTGAATGCATAGAGAATTATTCATCCATTAAATCTATGATAAAAAAACTTTGTGAAAAAATTAGAGATGGTAGACAAACTATTATAAATAAATCATTAGAAAATATTGATTTTGACGATATTTGCAGGGCGGTTGAAGAAAAAGATGAATTATCCATAGAAATAATTACAGAGGCAGCATCAATTTTAGGTATTGGATTAGCTAACTATATTAGATTGTTAAATCCTAAATTAGTGATCTTGAGCGGTCCTTTAATTATGAAATCAGAACTTTTTTATGATTTATCCATTAAAAGTGCTTTAGAAAAATTAAATCATATGAAAGGAAAAAATATTATTTTTAACAGATGTGGTTATTTTAAAAAGGATGCTATATCAGTAGGAGCCGCATCTATGGTAATAGAGAGATGTATAGATAGTGGAATATAG
- a CDS encoding serine/threonine-protein kinase, translating to MSEFLKEGQLFDEKYKIIKQIGKGGMSIVYLAENIRLGTKWAIKVARKDMGEKVDLLAEPNILKNLKHEALPRIIDIISNDNRIYIVEDYIEGTPLNVELKNQEKFSEKIVVEWAKQICNVLEYLHKQKPNPIIYRDMKPSNIILSKNKHIKLIDFGIAREYKEESEGDTTYIGTKGYAAPEQYGKAQSDARTDIYSLGITLYHLITGKSPLEPPYEIKPVREFDKNLSEGIEYIINKCTKQDPLQRYQSVNELLSDLNNIYKFNSEYKRIKRRSFIKTGTLTAVFLMFALLTYIGYLKLENEKLTEYNSILAEGKKYESENKNNEAIAAFSTANNKVSSRIDGYKEIAKLYLKSMDYDKCINYINNEVFSKLDDFQNDDEMLYILGTAQFEKKDYENAAISFEKAKEINEEEINYYRDLAVSYARSNKLDLAQTIIKDIKSKGLDDSVTSYISGEIYSKKNDFDNAITMYKKCINETKDEDAKKKTFISIAEIYRDNSDKIKDSATKEVEILEQANSQLTEKNNLLIQEMLGQAYFNKANNYKEVDKEYKDNLEKSLGKFNMLVSSGVNNAQVYSNLGIIYQYLEQYEKSEASYLKMKELSPEDMHSYIRLTVLYIEMANKGIDSSENYQKAKTNYNYIIQHNPKGANDPEILQLSVLMKNLK from the coding sequence TTGAGTGAATTTTTAAAAGAAGGCCAGTTATTTGATGAAAAATATAAGATAATAAAACAAATTGGAAAAGGCGGTATGAGTATTGTATACCTTGCTGAAAATATTAGACTGGGTACAAAGTGGGCTATTAAAGTTGCACGAAAAGATATGGGAGAAAAAGTGGATTTGCTTGCTGAACCCAATATATTAAAAAATTTAAAGCATGAAGCTCTGCCAAGGATAATTGATATTATAAGCAATGATAACAGAATTTATATAGTTGAAGATTATATTGAGGGAACGCCACTTAATGTGGAACTTAAAAATCAAGAGAAATTTTCAGAAAAAATTGTAGTAGAATGGGCAAAACAAATTTGTAATGTGCTGGAATATCTTCACAAACAAAAGCCCAATCCAATTATATACAGGGATATGAAACCCAGCAATATTATACTTTCAAAAAATAAGCACATTAAGCTTATAGATTTTGGAATAGCAAGAGAATATAAAGAGGAGTCAGAAGGAGATACTACCTATATTGGAACAAAAGGATATGCGGCACCAGAACAATATGGTAAGGCTCAATCGGATGCCAGAACTGATATATACAGTCTAGGTATAACATTATATCATTTAATAACAGGTAAAAGTCCTTTGGAACCTCCTTATGAAATTAAGCCTGTGAGAGAATTTGATAAAAATCTATCTGAAGGTATTGAGTACATAATAAATAAGTGTACTAAACAGGATCCTCTTCAAAGATATCAGTCAGTTAATGAATTATTAAGTGATTTAAATAATATATACAAATTTAATTCTGAGTATAAGAGAATTAAGAGAAGAAGTTTTATTAAAACAGGAACTCTTACAGCAGTATTTTTAATGTTTGCGTTGTTGACTTATATAGGATATTTAAAACTAGAGAATGAAAAACTTACTGAATACAATTCAATATTAGCTGAAGGTAAAAAATATGAAAGTGAAAATAAGAACAATGAGGCTATAGCTGCCTTTAGTACTGCCAATAATAAAGTTTCCAGTAGAATTGATGGATACAAGGAAATTGCAAAGTTATATTTAAAATCTATGGACTACGATAAGTGTATAAATTATATTAATAATGAAGTATTTTCAAAGTTGGATGATTTTCAAAATGATGATGAAATGCTGTATATATTGGGAACAGCTCAATTTGAAAAGAAGGATTATGAAAATGCAGCAATAAGTTTTGAAAAGGCTAAAGAGATAAATGAAGAAGAGATAAATTACTACAGGGATCTGGCTGTAAGCTATGCTAGAAGTAATAAGCTGGATTTAGCCCAGACCATAATAAAGGATATTAAATCAAAAGGATTAGATGATAGTGTGACATCTTATATTAGTGGTGAAATATATAGTAAGAAAAATGATTTTGACAATGCCATTACTATGTATAAGAAGTGCATAAATGAAACTAAAGATGAAGATGCAAAGAAGAAGACATTTATTTCCATTGCAGAAATATATAGAGATAATTCGGATAAAATCAAGGATTCTGCTACAAAAGAAGTAGAAATATTGGAACAGGCAAATTCACAGCTCACTGAAAAAAACAATTTACTTATACAGGAGATGCTAGGACAAGCTTATTTTAATAAGGCAAATAACTATAAAGAAGTGGATAAAGAGTACAAAGATAATTTGGAAAAGTCCCTTGGAAAATTTAATATGCTTGTATCAAGTGGTGTAAATAATGCTCAGGTATATAGTAATTTAGGTATAATATATCAATATCTTGAACAGTACGAAAAAAGTGAAGCTTCCTATTTAAAGATGAAGGAATTGTCTCCTGAAGATATGCATAGTTATATAAGGCTTACTGTACTGTATATTGAAATGGCCAATAAGGGAATAGATAGCAGTGAAAATTATCAAAAAGCTAAAACAAATTACAACTATATAATTCAACATAACCCTAAGGGTGCCAATGATCCTGAAATTTTACAATTATCAGTTTTGATGAAAAATTTAAAGTAA
- a CDS encoding ABC transporter permease, whose protein sequence is MEKNSTRYYKIKKILCSIVSTLIFIIVWQLLVYFNIKKPLMFGNLPSPLEVLGSIKAVLHEKVFYQHILYSSLRIFIGCIIALPIAVGFGLLIGLYDFGENFIMPIFDMLRPIPQIAWIPISILIFSSVEGSIVFITFLGAFFPILINTIAGTKSVNKLLLDAAKSMNATKWQLIRYVSFPSIVPNIFTGLTLGIGNSWMSVIAAEMISGKFGIGYFTWTSYTLMQYPETIVGMITIGIIGSICFFLVRILEKIILDWR, encoded by the coding sequence GTGGAAAAAAATTCTACTCGTTATTATAAGATTAAAAAAATATTATGCAGTATAGTTTCTACTCTTATATTTATTATTGTCTGGCAATTACTAGTTTATTTCAATATTAAAAAACCATTAATGTTTGGTAATTTACCATCTCCATTAGAGGTTTTAGGATCTATTAAAGCTGTTTTACATGAAAAAGTATTTTATCAACATATTTTATATAGTTCTTTGAGAATTTTTATAGGATGCATTATTGCACTTCCTATAGCTGTGGGATTTGGATTATTAATTGGATTGTATGATTTTGGAGAAAATTTTATAATGCCTATTTTTGATATGTTAAGGCCTATTCCACAAATTGCATGGATTCCAATTTCAATACTAATATTTTCTTCTGTAGAGGGCAGTATTGTATTTATAACTTTCTTAGGTGCATTTTTCCCTATATTGATAAATACAATTGCTGGAACAAAGTCAGTAAATAAATTACTTTTAGATGCAGCAAAAAGCATGAATGCTACTAAATGGCAATTAATAAGATATGTATCTTTTCCAAGTATTGTTCCCAATATTTTTACTGGATTAACTTTAGGTATAGGCAATTCATGGATGAGTGTTATAGCAGCAGAGATGATTTCAGGTAAGTTTGGAATTGGATATTTTACATGGACATCCTATACTTTAATGCAGTATCCAGAGACAATAGTAGGAATGATCACTATTGGAATTATAGGATCAATATGCTTCTTTTTAGTAAGAATACTAGAAAAAATAATATTGGATTGGCGTTAA
- a CDS encoding cohesin domain-containing protein has protein sequence MKKIFAAIFIFLLIFYNTNVSAETVEETKPDVNIQVKGNIETGQDIQIFVNVQNIKNLYAGAVKFKYDKNILKVTDIRKGDLIDKKDMNIFEVGNEIDNDRGIARFKGFSCLGQVKGFSGSGTFIVIDAQILKKADFHIKSIPLQEEPNDENNLKIQLVDNNLEDMDYNFKGYNFKFSVPADPNSKAPVSSKTENKDTSVKNSQNNTENKNSVVKPSNEVSNKVSKNSDRSEIKAIVKDKNEAADNNDSKEIKDNSDSILKDKNKNISDNTVNKENLYEENINNSNKNSSSKNIAASKNNPNLDKIKYLILIIFMIIVIILGLKIYKYMLKNKN, from the coding sequence TTGAAAAAGATTTTCGCTGCAATTTTTATATTCCTTTTAATTTTTTATAATACAAATGTATCTGCAGAAACTGTGGAGGAAACTAAACCTGATGTGAATATTCAGGTAAAGGGAAATATAGAAACTGGACAAGATATACAAATTTTTGTAAATGTACAGAACATAAAAAATCTATATGCTGGTGCGGTAAAGTTTAAATATGACAAAAATATTTTAAAGGTCACAGATATTCGAAAGGGAGACCTTATAGATAAAAAGGATATGAATATATTTGAGGTTGGAAATGAAATAGATAATGATAGGGGAATAGCTAGATTTAAGGGATTTTCCTGCCTTGGACAGGTTAAGGGGTTTTCAGGCAGTGGAACTTTTATAGTAATTGATGCACAGATTTTAAAAAAGGCAGATTTTCATATAAAAAGTATACCATTACAGGAAGAACCTAATGATGAAAATAATTTAAAGATTCAGCTTGTAGATAATAATTTAGAGGATATGGATTATAACTTTAAAGGATATAATTTTAAATTTTCTGTGCCTGCTGACCCCAACAGTAAAGCTCCAGTTAGCAGCAAAACTGAAAATAAGGATACTAGTGTAAAAAATTCACAAAATAATACAGAGAATAAAAACTCTGTTGTAAAACCTTCCAATGAAGTTTCCAATAAAGTAAGTAAAAATAGCGATAGAAGTGAAATTAAAGCTATAGTTAAAGATAAAAATGAAGCGGCTGATAATAATGACAGCAAAGAAATAAAGGATAATAGCGATAGTATTTTAAAGGATAAAAATAAAAATATCTCAGATAATACAGTGAATAAAGAGAATTTATATGAAGAAAACATTAATAATTCCAATAAAAATAGCAGCTCAAAAAATATAGCTGCCTCAAAAAATAATCCTAATTTAGATAAAATCAAGTATTTAATTTTAATTATTTTTATGATCATAGTTATAATTTTAGGTCTAAAAATATATAAATATATGTTAAAAAACAAGAATTAA
- a CDS encoding ABC transporter ATP-binding protein, producing the protein MSILTIKVNNVSKVYGSKEKKEIVVLKDINLTVNNNEFVCILGPSGCGKSTLLRIIAGLDLATKGIVEINGQAIDKPSKDSSVVFQEYALFPWRTVIENVELGLKLRHVSRKERIEKALKYLRIVNMDKFQNAFIHQLSGGMKQRVAIARALVLEPKILLMDEPFGALDTFTRIQLQDELINICKSRELSVVFVTHDIEEAVYLGDKIAIMKSNPGKINSLEEISLSKPRNRTDYDFISYRNHIYKEFSLVKEIQPEYNI; encoded by the coding sequence GTGAGTATATTGACAATTAAAGTCAATAATGTTTCTAAAGTATATGGATCCAAAGAAAAGAAAGAGATTGTAGTACTAAAAGATATTAATTTAACAGTTAATAATAATGAGTTTGTGTGTATTTTAGGACCTTCAGGTTGTGGAAAAAGTACTTTACTTAGAATAATTGCAGGGCTTGATTTAGCTACCAAGGGCATTGTTGAAATAAATGGACAAGCTATAGATAAGCCAAGTAAGGATAGTTCTGTAGTTTTTCAGGAATATGCTTTATTTCCCTGGAGGACCGTTATAGAAAATGTAGAACTTGGACTTAAATTAAGACATGTATCAAGAAAAGAAAGAATAGAAAAAGCTTTAAAATATTTACGAATTGTTAATATGGACAAATTTCAAAATGCTTTTATACATCAATTATCTGGTGGAATGAAACAAAGAGTGGCTATAGCCAGGGCTTTAGTACTGGAGCCTAAAATTCTTTTGATGGATGAACCTTTTGGTGCATTGGATACCTTTACTAGAATTCAATTACAGGATGAGTTAATTAATATATGTAAAAGCAGAGAATTAAGTGTAGTATTTGTCACACATGACATCGAAGAGGCAGTTTACTTAGGAGATAAAATTGCAATTATGAAGTCTAATCCTGGAAAAATAAATTCGTTGGAAGAGATTTCATTATCTAAACCAAGAAATCGCACAGATTATGATTTTATCAGTTATAGAAATCATATTTATAAAGAATTTTCATTAGTAAAAGAAATTCAACCGGAATACAATATTTAA
- a CDS encoding FHA domain-containing protein, with the protein MKSDIEYCGIKSVFTVYFQNQIVSTIDIDHGTSKTKYTIGRSPENDIVINSPIVSVKHAELEISDGFFVIRDLNSTNGIYVNGNKTNSAVLMNGDIIRIDNINNPNENGILIMYSLVENDCDEKWNEIDLNNLEEVAIGRKSDNDLVIFHSLVSKQHAKIKVYSNRVTIEDLNSTNGTYVNGNLLIKSQILKEFDNIIIGNTKIIYQDNKLIYNTLSKGLKLDAIHISKVISDSNGSGKKKILDDISISIKAGELVALIGGSGAGKSTFMDSLNGFRLPTEGSVFVNDDDFYRNYYSYKNIIGYVPQQDIVYDTLTVRDMLTYAARLRMPEDSTKSEIEERVNQVLTDVELDGREDVYIKQLSGGQKKRASIAVELLADPKLFFLDEPTSGLDPGMERNLMKLLRKLADTGKTIILITHATANLHLCDKAVILGYGGKLCYFGPPKGALEFFNVEEYADIYDLINKESKVWQERFRNSKYFMYYKPLVEKEIKRSKTKNREKVKRSSIKQFFILAQRYLKLTVLDKQRFAFIILQAPLIAFLLSMVADKDSFKYFESSQQIIFTLACSAVWIGVLNSIQEICKERPIYKRERAVNLKLIPYIFSKLTILGFICLVQAGLLVVVFSALINQPKIHLLATLNLEIFITVFITIFTSTTMGLCVSTLVSNTDRAMGLAPIILIPQLLFTGLVFQLKGFSDKIADLAISKWASRALAVSFDLNGRPLKSQVEYPKLPTPPRDLPSFYNHDINMLYQNWIVLGVIILICLILNLVLLERND; encoded by the coding sequence ATGAAAAGTGATATAGAATATTGTGGGATAAAAAGTGTATTCACAGTTTATTTTCAAAATCAGATTGTAAGCACTATAGATATAGATCATGGAACTTCAAAGACAAAATATACTATAGGGAGATCTCCAGAAAATGATATAGTTATTAATTCACCTATAGTTTCTGTTAAGCACGCTGAACTTGAAATTTCTGATGGATTTTTTGTAATAAGAGATCTTAACAGTACTAATGGAATCTATGTGAATGGAAATAAGACTAATAGTGCAGTGTTGATGAATGGAGATATCATTAGAATTGACAATATAAATAATCCAAATGAAAATGGTATTTTAATTATGTATTCCCTTGTTGAAAATGATTGTGATGAGAAGTGGAATGAAATTGACTTAAATAATTTAGAGGAAGTTGCTATAGGAAGAAAAAGCGATAATGATTTAGTTATTTTCCACAGTTTGGTTTCAAAGCAGCATGCAAAGATAAAAGTTTACAGCAATAGAGTTACAATTGAGGATCTCAATAGTACTAATGGAACTTATGTAAATGGTAATTTACTGATAAAAAGCCAAATTTTAAAAGAATTCGATAATATAATTATAGGAAACACAAAGATAATTTATCAGGATAACAAACTTATATATAATACACTGTCAAAGGGATTGAAGCTGGATGCAATACATATAAGTAAGGTTATTAGTGATTCCAATGGTTCAGGGAAAAAGAAAATACTTGATGATATCAGCATAAGTATAAAAGCTGGAGAATTAGTTGCGCTTATAGGGGGAAGTGGTGCCGGAAAGTCCACTTTTATGGATAGTTTAAATGGATTTAGATTACCTACAGAAGGCTCAGTTTTTGTAAATGATGATGATTTTTACAGGAATTATTATAGTTATAAAAATATTATAGGATATGTTCCTCAGCAGGACATTGTATATGATACCCTTACTGTAAGAGATATGCTTACCTATGCTGCAAGACTTAGGATGCCGGAGGATTCTACTAAGTCAGAAATTGAAGAGAGAGTAAATCAAGTGCTTACAGATGTAGAACTGGATGGAAGAGAGGATGTCTATATAAAGCAGCTTAGCGGAGGACAGAAAAAAAGAGCAAGTATTGCAGTAGAGCTGCTGGCTGATCCAAAGTTGTTTTTTCTTGATGAACCTACCTCTGGTCTTGATCCTGGTATGGAGAGAAATCTTATGAAGCTTTTGAGAAAACTTGCAGATACGGGAAAGACAATAATACTTATAACCCATGCTACTGCAAATCTTCATCTTTGTGATAAGGCAGTAATACTGGGATATGGAGGAAAGTTATGCTACTTTGGACCTCCAAAAGGTGCTCTGGAATTTTTCAATGTAGAGGAATATGCAGATATTTATGATCTTATAAACAAGGAATCAAAAGTATGGCAAGAGAGATTTAGAAATTCCAAGTACTTTATGTATTATAAACCTCTTGTAGAAAAAGAAATTAAAAGGTCTAAAACAAAGAATAGAGAAAAAGTTAAAAGAAGTTCCATTAAACAATTTTTTATATTAGCTCAAAGGTATTTAAAGCTCACTGTTTTAGATAAGCAAAGATTTGCATTTATAATATTGCAGGCTCCACTGATTGCATTTCTCCTATCAATGGTAGCGGATAAGGATTCTTTTAAGTATTTTGAATCCTCACAGCAGATTATATTTACACTTGCTTGTTCTGCAGTATGGATAGGAGTATTGAATTCCATTCAGGAAATTTGTAAGGAGAGGCCAATATATAAACGTGAAAGAGCGGTTAATTTGAAGCTTATACCCTATATATTTTCTAAGCTCACCATACTTGGTTTTATATGTTTAGTGCAGGCAGGATTATTAGTAGTAGTTTTTTCGGCACTTATAAATCAACCTAAAATACATCTTCTAGCAACATTGAATTTAGAAATTTTCATAACTGTATTTATAACTATTTTTACATCTACTACTATGGGTCTTTGTGTTTCAACTTTAGTGTCAAATACAGATAGAGCAATGGGACTTGCTCCCATAATACTTATTCCACAGCTTTTATTTACAGGACTTGTATTTCAGCTAAAAGGCTTTTCGGATAAAATAGCAGATTTGGCAATAAGTAAGTGGGCCTCAAGAGCTTTGGCAGTAAGTTTTGATTTGAATGGTCGTCCACTAAAATCTCAGGTAGAGTATCCGAAACTTCCAACGCCTCCAAGGGATTTACCGTCATTTTACAATCATGACATCAATATGTTATATCAAAATTGGATTGTATTGGGAGTAATCATATTAATTTGTTTGATTTTAAATTTAGTACTTTTAGAAAGAAATGATTGA